The sequence below is a genomic window from Nostoc flagelliforme CCNUN1.
TTGGATTTGTGGCTTGTTCGCATTTAAAGCTAGACCTCGACTAGAAAGTCTCGCCTTTAGTTGCATCTGTGGCTTGTTAACTCTCCACCTATGCGGTATTACTTATTTGATTATTAGCTATATTTTCCAGTGGAAAGGCACAGAAAACCTACCCTTGATGCAAGCAATCCTGAGATACTCCTGGTTTGCACTACCAGGGCAACTAAGTGTGGTCTGTGCCGTTACTGTAATAGCATATGTATTGCGTCACTTAATGTTTTATTAGTCATGAAGGGGCTAGAGGCTAGGGGCTAGAAATTTAAAATTCTTCTAATCCTTAGTCCTTAGTCCCTAGTTCCTAATCCTAGCCCCTAGTTTCATGCGTTTAAAAAATCGCCTTTTCTGGATCGCTGCCTTCATAGCTTTTTTCTTAGATCAAATAACAAAATACTGGGTGGTGCAAACCTTTAGCTTGGGACAAACACTACCACTCTTACCTGGAATATTTCACTTCACCTATGTCACTAATACTGGTGCCGCTTTTAGTCTGTTAAGTGGGAAAGTAGAGTGGTTGCGCTGGTTATCTTTAGGAGTAAGTTTAGTATTGATAGCGTTGGCCTTGTTTGGCCCAACCTTAAATTTGTGGGATCAGTTGGGCTATGGCTTGATTTTAGGTGGAGCTATGGGCAACGGTATCGATCGCTTTGTTTTAGGCTACGTCGTTGATTTTCTTGATTTTCGCCTGATTAACTTTGCTGTATTTAATGTGGCAGATTCATTTATTAGTATCGGTATTGTTTGCCTGTTAATTGCTTCCTTGCAAAAAACACCAACTTCAACTGACAAGTCGCATTAAACTATTAAGCCTGGGATGATTAATCCCAGGACATTGGTTACTAAAACCCTTGCTCAGTCCTATATGCGAGGACTTGAGCTATTGGTTCTGGCTATTTTGAGTTTTTATTTTACACCAGCTTGCATAACTGGTGTAAAAGGTCAAGATGCACTGGCGATCGCTAATGGCAAACTAGTATTCAAATTATTATGCCTCAGCTTTTAATTTAATTATCGGCTAGGAGTTGGCGAACTAGAGCCTGGAGTATTATTGGGAGAACCGGTACTTGGTTCGGGATTGCTGTCAGTAGTACCAGACTCAGGTGTAGTTGGGTTTCCTGGTACGGTAATGCTGCCAGGAGCGCCGGACTCAGGTGAAGTTGAGCTTCCTGGTGCTGGAGTTAAGTTGCTAGGAGCGGCAGGATCAGACGGGGTAAGGGTTCCTGGTGCTGGAGTTAAGTTACTAGGAGCGGCAGGATCAGATGGAGTAAGGGTTCCTGGTGCTGGAGTTAAGTTACTAGGAGCGGCAGGATCAGATGGGGTAACAGTTCCTGGTGCTGGAGTGCTTTCCGGAGTGGCAGATCCAGCTCCAGGTTCAGTTGTGCTACCTGGTGCAGTTGTGCTATCTGGTGTGGTTTCTACTGGTGCTGTAGTGGTACCAGGAGCGCTAGGGGTGAGTGCTGTGCCACCGGGACAGCGTGAATTGAGCGGAAAATTCTCGCACAGAATTTTCATCCCTTCTGGCGACATCTTAATTTCCGTTGGTGCACCAGTGGAGCCGCTACTGGATTGGGCTATGGGGGATTTACTGGATTCAGCTACAGCAATGTTAGCGGTGAATGCTAAAGATAAAGCTGCACCAATCAGAGTCAGAGATTTTCCCATCATTCTGTAATTAACCTAAACGGAACACTCGCCCCATTAAAACAAACAATAGGATTTAGAAAATCTTCCTAAATGAATATATTTAGGTTTGTTTCAGAATATGTGGATATGTAAAATTGGTAAAAATTAAATCTGTTGTTTATCGATAACTAGTGTTTAAAAATACAGATTCTAAACTATGGTTGTAGTTATAGAACTAGTAACATTAGATTAGATAAGCCTTTGAGAATAGAGAGAACATTTGTGTTTATGTAGATAAGTGACAAAAATTACAAATCGTTTTTGGTAACAAGCTAAATTTAAGTATAAATTAGGTCAAAAAGTTCCGTATAGATAATTTATGCTTTGGCTTATGAGTAAAATGATGAAAGACTAACATCTAAATTGATTGTAATTCGCCCGATTCTTCACTAAAAAGTGTGATGTGAATAGCCGATGAGTTCTCCCCAACCCCCTCAAAAGCCACAAACTTTACTTGGTCAACTGACTCAAGCGGTACATACTATCCAAGCTAGGGTCGATTTTTCCAAATTGGCGCTCAAGCCTAATGCCAAAGTACCGGAACTCTGGGTGCAGGATGCGGGGGCGGATAAGGCAGAGGTATATCCACTGTTGGGCGATCGCTATATTCTAGGTCGTAGCTCCAAATCCAGCGATATCGTCATCCGTAACCCTGTTGTCAGCCAAATTCACCTGTCGCTATCGCGGAATTCTACTCAACGCACACCAGTTTTCGTTATCAAAGACGAAAACTCTACCAATGGCATTTATCGTGGCAAGCGTCGTGTCAATTCCCTAGAACTGCGTCACGGCGATATTCTTACTCTAGGGCCTCCAGAACTTGCCGCTTCTGTGCGGTTGCAATACGTCGATCCACCAGCCTGGTATGTGAAAGCTGCAAGTTGGACAGCTTATGGCGTCGGTGGTACTAGTGCCCTGTTAGCGTTAGTAATTGGCATCGAATGGCTAAAATTTCAAGTTAAACCCCTACCTACAGCTACACGCGCCCCAGTAGTTGTTTACGCCCGTGATGGAGCCACTCCCCTGAGAGAGCCTCGGACTACCTCTCATGTAGACATGAAGCGTTTAGAGGAATTTGGCCCTTATTTACCTGCTGCGGTGGTGGCTTCAGAGGATAGCCGTTATTACTGGCACTTTGGGGTTGACCCTGTGGGGATTTTACGAGCTGTGTTGATCAATAGCCGCAGCGGAGATGTGCAGCAAGGAGCCAGCACTGTTACCCAGCAAGTTGCCCGCAGTTTGTTCCGCGAGTATGTAGGCAGACAGGATACCCTTGGACGTAAATTGCGGGAGGCAGTTGTCGCCCTGAAGCTCGAAACCTTTTACAGCAAAGATGATATTTTGCTGATGTACTTAAATCGGGTTTTTTTAGGGGGAGATACTTCTGGCTTTGAGGATGCATCCCAGTATTACTTTGAGAAGTCGGCTAAAGAATTAACTTTGGCAGAAGCAGCAACCTTGGTAGGAATTTTACCTGCTCCCAACGCTTTCGATTTTTGTGGGGATGGGCCAAATAAGCTAGAAGCAGCTGAATACCGGAATCGCGTAATTAAGCGCTTGCTGGATATGGGCAAAATTAAGCTTGAGGATGCGAACGGAGCTAGACGCTCCACCGTCCAGGTTAGCCCTAAAGTTTGTGAACAGCAAGCCAAGACGATCGCTCCTTATTTTTACAGTTACGTCTTCTCTGAACTTGAATCAATCTTGGGGGAGGGAGCTGCAAGAGAAGGAAACTATATCATTGAAACCAAGCTTGATCCAGCAATACAGAGCCAAGCAGAAGCAGCATTAAATAATTCAGTGAACAACGCTGGTAGAAATTTTAATTTTTCTCAAGGGGCGGTAGTCACTCTTGACTCTAGTACAGGCAGTATCCTGGCAATGGTGGGCGGGACTGATTACAGAAAAAGTCAGTTCAATCGTGCTGTTCAAGCCAAAAGACAACCAGGTTCCACCTTCAAAATCTTTGCTTACACAGCTGCTATTCAACAGGGATTTTCAGAATCAAAAAGTTATTCTTGCGCTCCTTTAACTTGGCAAGGCTTTACTTATAAACCCTGTCGTGCTGGTGCTGGCGCTAGTTTAGATATTGCCACGGGGCTTGCTCTTTCAGAAAATCCCATCGCTTTACGAGTTGCCAGAGAAATCGGGCTGAATAAAGTCGTGGCAATGGCACAGAATTTGGGAATCAAGTCAACCCTTGATCCAGTTCCTGGCTTGGTACTAGGTCAAAGTGTAGTCAATGTTTTGGAAATGACTGGTGCTTTTGGCGCTATTAGTAATGGTGGTGTACGGAATCCTCCCCATGCGATTAACCGAATTTTAGACAGTGGTGATTGCCGCGATCGCAAGGATATCAAAACTTGCCGTGTAATCTACTCCTTCGACCAAGATCCAGATGCCAACAAACGAGTGCTGCCAAATGGTGTAGCCGATGAGATGACTAGTTTAATGCGTGGCGTAGTCACCAGAGGGACTGGGCGTAGTGCTGCAATTGGACTGGGGGAAGCTGGGAAAACAGGCACGACTGATAAAAACGTTGACTTATGGTTCATAGGTTTTATCCCCAATCGGCGGCTTGTAACTGGTGTCTGGCTGGGAAACGACAATAATTCCCCTACATCTGGTAGCAGCGCTCAAGCAGCTCAGTTGTGGGGAAATTATATGCGGCGGATTACAAGGTAAATTGGGCATTGGGCATTGGGCATTGGGCATTGGGAACTATTGATCATTTATTGATCAATAGAATTTTGTGAGAAGACCTGATTTTGAGGACTTAGAAGTTTATCAACTAGCTGAAAAGCTAGCTAATGAAATTTGGCGTATTGTAAAGGGATGGGACAATTTCACTAAAGATACACTAGGCAAGCAAATTGTTCGGTCTGCTGATAGTACTTGTGTAAACATTGCAGAAGGTAGAGGTAGGTACAACGACCAAGACAATCGACGTTTTGTCAAGATTGCGAGAGGGTCTTTGTATGAAACTATCAGCTGGCTGAGGTTAGCCTACGCCAGACAGTTATTGACAAATGAACAGGTAAGCAGGTTTAAACCAATTCTTGATGAACTATTACCCAAGCTCAATGCTTATCTAAAATCCATAGGGAATAGGGAATAAGGAATAGCAACTTAATTCTTTTCCCAATCCCTATGCCCCATGCCCCATTCCCAATTATTGATATCCCTGCCAAGGAGTAACTTCCATCGTGCCGTTAGGCTTGAATATCACTTGGAAGTGAGCGAGAGGATCTTTATTGTTAGGAGCTGCTACATTGGAACCGTAGACAGCGTTGAACATCTTGGGAAGGGGTGTTTCGCGGAAATAGTCAAAGGCGACTTGGTTGAGTGGTTCATAGTCAGCAATTACACCATCTTTGTTGACTGCTACCCGATATTTCAAATCTCGCGTAAAGGTGGGGGTACCATTCCAGCTTTGGCGAACTGTACTATAAAGCTTTTGGTTTAAACCCTTGACTATATTAGAGTCAGTAATTTTTGCACCTACTACCTCTGGCGTCCTAGCATATCCTCGCCAAGGACTAACTTCTAGCACACCTTTTGTAGTAAATACTACTCGGAATTGGGCGATCGGTTCATTGGAAATGGAAGGGCGGCTAGCTGGATTGTAAAGTACGTTAGGTAGAGGAGTTTGCCCCACTCCTATATTTGCCTCTTTATTCACCGCTTTATAACCAACGATCGCTCCATCCGCAGCTACACCCAGACGATAGATCAAATCCTGTTGCAATCCTGAGCGATTAGTCCAAGCTGGATGAACTTGGTTGTAAACTTGACGATTCAATGCACGCAACTGCGATGGATCAGTAATTTCTGGAACTGTATTTAAAAGTGCTTCTAAATCTTTAACTGCGGGCTTTGTATTAGCTGTGGATGTTGCTGTGGGTGTTGCAGCAGCTGATGCTGGAGCAGTGATATTGTTTGTTGTAGAGCTAGTTTGCTCATTTGGTTTAGGCTGCGGTGGACGGATTTGGGGAGGTGGAATCAAGTTAAAGGCGATCGCTGCTACTGCTAAACTTGACACACCCACAGCAGCAGGAACAGCCTGCCTGATCAAAGCCTGGCTAGCACCGCCATAACGTCTGGTAACTGGTTGTAGTTCTAAGGAAAGTTCAGGTAAAGTTTGGGTATCAGCAAAAAACTGATCCACTGCTTCCACCAAATCAAACAACTGCACCGTATTCAAATCTATTTCAATAGGCGGACGTTTGGAATTGTTAGAGTGATCGAACCCCTCTGAAGCATCTTCTGAATGTATAATTAGCCTGTGTCGGTTGCTGTCAATTTTCCGAAACTCTACTAGCTCCGATTCCTGGTTGTGTGCTTGCGGATTGGGTACACTACTTAAAAATTCTTGGGCATAGCCACTAACAGCCCTCACCAAACTTTCAAAAAAATTCCGCCCTCCTGTTAGGGGTTGGTTGTAACCAGATAAATAGCATTCTGCATTTACTAATATTGATAATTCCGGGCGCATTTCCTGGAAGTGTGCAGCTTTAGTGACATCACTTAACCCTTCTAAAAGCAGTGTACAATTAGGCAAACTGTACTTACGTTGAATATTCATTCCACTTCACCGTCAAAAAGACTAATCCAGAACCGCTGCATTCCAGCTGTACCAGTACAAAATAGTAATTGTCCTAACAAATTTATCGCTAGCTCATCTAATTTTGCATCAGAAGTTAATGCTAGGACACCAGAACGTCGAGCATTCATCCGGCTTTTAAAATGCGCTCTAAACCGCTCTAGATAATTAGATAAGCGCAAATTCTGTTCTAATGGAATCTGCTTTTCTTCCATTTGCTGACATATCATTAATAACTGGCGAATCACAACAGTTAAACGCCGCGCTATGTAGCAAGCAATGACCACTAAAGCTTTTGCTTCGATGATAGTTAAAGGACGGCGGATATGCGCTCTCCGTAACGGGTTAGAGCTACGCATCCGCCATAAATTCACCCTGTCTTTAACAATTCCTTTTAGATCCAACTCTTGAGCAAAAGTTAGGATTGCTTCCGAACCACCAAGCTCTAAAGCTTCAATTGCCAGTAAAATCAGGTCAATTTGCAACCTGGTTCTCCGAGGACACGTTTTAGAAGCGATCGCAGGATCTGGCAAAGTGTCCAGAACCATCGGCAGCGAATCTTGAGTTGGACTGTTGAACGGCGTTAAACTTGCTGAGACATTCATTCTATAAATACCTTGTGCGGTTCCAACAGACTAGATAAAACAAATTTAAGAGCGGTAGCCAAGACTTGAGCATTAGACTTGTAGCAGTAGCATGACTACCTGATATATACATTACTTAACTCTTTATACTCAAAGTGTTCCCTATATTGAAATCAAAGTTTTAAAACATAACTTAATTCACCTCATTTATTTAGTGCAATACCTCTTATAGCTTGATTTAGATTCTAATTATCGTCAATAAAAGGCGAAGCTTCAGCTTCGACCCCCAGCGTATGACATTATAGTGTACGATTTTTCAGGTATCTGAAATTGGACATTGGGCATTAGTTATCCTTTTTTGTCCCCCTTGTTTACCCTATTTCCTGATTCACCATGCCCCATGCCCCATGCCCTATTCCCCATTCCCAATTTCCTATTTTATGGATTTGAAGTCTCTCGTTCGTGACATCCCAGATTTCCCTAAACCCGGAATTTTATTTCGGGATATTACTACCCTGCTGCGCGATCCAGAGGGGCTGCGCTACACTATTGACTTTCTAGCACAAAAATGCAACGAATCTGGCATAACGGCGGATTACGTCATTGGTATAGAGTCAAGGGGATTCATTTTTGGTTCACCTCTGGCTTATAAATTAGGAACTGGTTTTATTCCCGTCCGCAAAAAAGGTAAGTTACCAGCAGCCGTTCATTCAATTGAATATGAACTAGAGTATGGTATGGACTGCCTAGAAGTGCATCAAGACGGTTTACACCAAGGTAGCCGAGTATTAATTGTGGACGATTTGATTGCCACGGGTGGAACTGCGAGTGCAACAGCAAAGTTAGTGCAGAAGATTGGCTGCGAATTAGTAGGATTTGGGTTTATTATCGAGCTACGGGATTTACAAGGGCGTAAATATCTGCCGGACGTGCCGATTATCTCTCTAATTGAATATTAGTTATTTGTCATTGGTCATTAGCAAAGGACAAATGACAAAGGACAAAGGACAAAGGACAAAGGACAAATGACATCTACGAGAATTTCATTGGAGACAGGTCGGGATTGGCTAATAAGGCTAGTCACGAGTGAAACTTTTGTTTATGTGGGAAAGCGGGTATTGCAGGCACTACTTACTTTGTTGTTGGCGTCAGCGTTATCGTTTTTCATTATTCAACTTGCTCCAGGAGATTATGTAGATACGCTGCGGCAAAACCCGAAGATATCGCCAGAAAGAATTGAAGAAATCAAGCGGCAGTTTGGTTTGGATAAGTCTTGGCCAGAACAATTTGGGCTATGGCTATGGCGAATTTTGACAAAAGGGGATTTTGGCACGAGTTTTATTTATCAACGTTCAGTAGCATCGCTGTTGTGGGAACGAGTACCAGCGACTTTGCTATTAGCGATCGCATCTTTAATTGTCACATGGGCGATCGCTATCCCTCTGGGAATCTTTGCTGCTGTTAACCAAAATAAGCTAGCAGACCGACTTTTACAGGTGATTAGCTACGCCGGACAAGGCTTTCCCAGTTTCATAACTGCCTTAGGACTGCTGGTTTTAGCCCAAATCACCTCGCCCTTATTCCCAGTGGGTAGTATGACTAGCATTAATCACTCGGAACTAACGTGGTTTGGCAGAATCTTAGATGTAGGCTGGCACATGATTTTACCCACTATCGCCCTCTCAATTACTAGTTTTGCTGGTTTACAACGCATCACTCGTGGCGAATTATTGGATGTTTTACGTCAAGATTATATCCAAACGGCTCGCGCCAAAGGACTGCCAGAAAACCGCGTCATCTACGTTCATGCTCTCCGCAACGCCGTAAATCCGTTAATTACCTTGTTGGGTTTTGAATTAGCTGGTTTATTAAGCGGTGCCTTCATTGCTGAATATTTCTTCAACTGGCCCGGCTTAGGAAGGTTGACCTACCAGGCTTTACTAGCTCAAGATTTATACTTGTTAATGGCAAGCTTGGTAATGAGCGCAGTGCTGCTAATACTTGGTAATTTAATCGCTGACTTAATGCTCAAAGCAGCCGATCCACGCATTCGCCTAGAAAATCTCAATTAGTCATTTGTCATTTGTCATTGGTCATTAGTTATTAATTCTTCTCCCCCTGCCTCCCCTGCCTCCCCTGCTCCCCCTGCTATCCCACTCTCCCCATCGCCATCTCCATGCTGTCCGAAGTCTATTACTTGGTGCGCTCAAAAACTGACGGTAATTATCTCATAGCTCGTCCTGACACCGAAACATCAGGTTATTTATTGCTGTTTCAGGAAAACTTTGATGCCCTTAGCTATCTCAACACTCACGCAGCAGAAGTGGCAAATCGCTTCTCTGTGGAATCTATTCCGCGTACACAGTTGGGAAACTTGCTCAAACGTTGGGGTTTTAGCGGTGTAGGTATTGTGACTGACCCGTTATTGCCCAAGGTCGAGTTTTTACAGCATAGTTAAGCTCCACTACTTAGACATCGCTCTGCAATTAAAAGTAGTTTTGCCATCTTGAAAAAAGTAACCTACTCAACTAACAAAACCAATTCTCTAGTTGAAGTTCTTGAAAATCGGCATAGTCTGAAACATTATTTGTTACCAAAATCAGACCATTTACTTTTGCGATCGCTGCAATCTGTCCATCTGGATACGCGGGAGTTTTTCCTATAGTTACCAGTCGCGCTCTTTCTAAAGCAAACCATTCGGCTCCCACATTATCATAGGGCAGGATAGAAATATTTGGTTGGATTATATGCAAGAGATACTGCTCAATTCTCTCTCGCCTTTTAGAAGCGGACAGACGATAGCAACCAAATAGCAATTCATGCCAAGTAACAGAAGCAATAGCAAATTCCCCTTGATACTGTTGCAACCTTTGGATAACTGCTGGATTCGGTTGTGGTCTTAATGGCTCAGAGATGACGTTAGTATCCAGTAAAAAGCGGCTCACAAAATGATCTCTCGTCCAGGAGACTTATCGCGTACATCTTTCCAAACCTCATCGGGATCAATCTCGGTTCCTTCTTCCATGAGTTCTTGACGAAATCGCTCCACAGATTCCCAAAAACCCGGCTTTCCATGCAACAAACGCTGATATTCAGCCGCAGGTAGAATCACAGCAACTTGCTGCCCCTGTTGCGTAATTTGTACCGATTCGCCTTGTTCAATTCCCTGAAAAATTTTATCTAGATTCTTAGGAACTTGCTCAATTGAATACTGCTGAGACATTGTGCTTTCACCTGTGTCTGTCACTATTTATTAAAAATTGCGAGTAGTAAGAAATTACAGCAATTGTGCAAACTTGTATTAGGTAAATAAGGATGTGATCGCACAATTAAAATCAGGCAATATGGGTGAGTTCAACTCATCACCATTGAACAACGTACCAACTAACTTTAAACTCGCTTGTTCACGTCGATAAACTTCCACCTGTTGCTTACGCCAATCTACAATCCAATATTCTCTGACACCTCTTGCTGAGTAAAGCTTTAGTTTAAGTTCCCTATCTCGCTTTTCATTTTCAATACCAGCAGATAGAACCTCTACTATCAGTTCTGGCGCACCAGTCAAATGCCCCGCCTCGTCCAAAAGCAGGGGCAATCTCTCATTACTAGCCCAGACAACATCAGGAATCACATTATCATTATCTCCAAAAATGATTCCTGGAGCAGGTACGACTTGTCCCAACGAGGTAGTTTGTGACCAAGTATCCAATGGAGCAATAATTCTGGCACAAACTTTTTGATGGTTCCAGTGAGGCGCTCTGGTCACAAACAATTCTCCGTCAATAATTTCATAGCGGTTCCCGTTATCTGGAAACAACTCTAAATCGGCGGTAGTCCAGCGCACTCTTTCAGATATCGGCTGGTTCATAGACCATCTTTGTTAGGGGATTTAGCTATTTTAGCCTGAGTGAAAATGGGGCATTAGTTGGGAGTTAGGAGTTAGGAGTTAGGAGTTATTACTCACCCCTTGCTTCTCCTACTCCCTCATCTCCCTAATGCTCTCAGCCCCTTACACCACTACCTTTTCTAAACTCAACTTAGAACGCTTCACTTGCTCAGGAATCGCTACGGGATAATCTCCAGTAAAGCAGGCAGAGCAGAAACTATTGGTATCTTCTCGTGTCGCTTCTAGCATTCCTTCCCAACTGAGATAGGCGAGGCTGTCTACTTCCAGTTGCTTGGCAATTTCTGCTACTGACTTGGTAGCAGCAATTAGCTGATCCTGAGAATCAGTATCGATGCCATAGAAGCAGGGATGAGTTACTGGTGGAGAAGAAATTCGCATGTGTACTTCCACTGCACCCGCTTCACGCAAAGTTTTAACTAATTTACGGCTAGTAGTACCCCGCACAATCGAGTCATCAACAATAATTACTCGTTTACCCGCCAGCACATCTTTGAGGGGGTTGAGTTTCATCCGAATACCTGACTCGCGCATGGTTTGGGTTGGCTGAATAAAGGTTCGTCCAACATAGCGATTTTTAATCAGTCCTTCGGCGTAAGCTACACCAGAAGCTTGGGAAAATCCGATCGCAGCTGGGATACCTGAATCAGGAACACCAAAGACAATATCGGCATCTACAAAGGATTCTTTAGCTAGTTGATGTCCTAAGCGCATCCGATAGCTGTACAAACTCTCGTTGTGCATGACGCTATCAGGGCGAGCAAAGTAAATCATCTCAAAGATACACAGTTTCCTCTGGGGTTTTTGGCTCCAATGATAGGAAGCCAATCCTTCTTCAGTAATCCAAACTAATTCACCTGGTTCTACGTCTCGCAGGTATTCGGCTCCAATAATATCTAAACCACAAGTCTCGGAAGCCAAAACGTAACGGACTGGATTACCAGCCAAAGTGCCAATTACTAGAGGGCGAATGCCATTGGTGTCCCGAACACCCATAACGCCGTTAGGAGTGCCAATAACTAGACTAAAGGCTCCTTGGCAACGATGGAATGCCTGAATTGAACCTTCTAGCCAATCTGCACCAGCGTTGATGGCTTCTGCGATCGCAAAAGCGATCATTTCTGAGTCTGTTGTCGTGACTAAGTTGCATTTTTTCTCAAGCAACTCTTGACGCAATTGCACTGTATTGACTAAATTCCCATTGTGTGCAAGAGCTAATGAACCTAAGCGAGTTTCTAGTACTGCGGGTTGGGCATTAACTTTGCGGCTAGAACCTGTGGTTGAATAACGAGTGTGACCAACAGCAAGGCTACCAGGCAACTGATCCAAGATGGATTCATTAAAGACTTGAGACACCAAGCCCATATCTTTGTGGAGGTGGACTTGTGTACCCTCAAAGGTGGCAATACCAGCTGATTCTTGACCCCGATGCTGGAGGGCATACAATCCAAAGTAGGTCAGTTTAGCAACGTTTTCTCCTGGTGCGTAGATGCCAAAAACACCACAAGCTTCTTCTGGCTTGTCAGGCTGATTTTCATGACTATTGATTGGGTTGTTGATTTGGTCGGGGTATTCATCCGAAGTGACAGAATGAATCGAAATCATGCTAGCTTTGCTCCTGGTGGGGGGGGTCAAGTCACTGGGATTATGTCTATAGATAGTTGTAGCTTTCTTAATAAATCTTTAACCATCTATTAAAACAGTACCGTAATTATGATCAGAGACGCTACTAAAAGAGTTAGAAGTTAGGAGTGAGGAGTTAGGAGTTATGCTGTTTATTCCTAGCTCCTCACTTGTTTAACTGGGGTTAGTGGTATGGATGGCAAGACGTCTAGCGATCGCGTGGGAATAGCGATCGTTCATATCTTCGATCCTAACTTTGATTAAGGCTTGGTTATCAGTAGTGAAAACCCCCAAACCCGTCTCATAATTACGAACAATACCCAGTTTTTGCCACTCTTGACCCAGATGTTCCTGTAAATATGATTCCCAAATTTCTTGTTGTTCTGATGCTATAGAAACTAAAATCCTGGCACCAGCTTCGGCAAACAACACCTCATCCAACCGATTTAACTGTGTTGGTGGTATTTCTAAATTGATTTCGGCACCAAGATTGCCAGAAATGCAACATTCTGCTATTGCGATCGCTAATCCCCCCTCAGCAGAATCGTGGGCTGAACGTACCCAACCATTACGAATTCCTTCACGACACACTTTCTGGACGCGGCGTTCTAAGTCAAAATCTACCCGTGGCGGTTTTCCGGCAACAGTACCGTGGATAGTGGCTAAATACTCCGATGCTCCCAAACTGATTTTGGATGTTAGAGGCAATCCGAGAAGATAAATCACATCGCCGACTGCTTGCCAACCTTGTCCACAAATTTTGGTGATATCAGGAATCAAGCC
It includes:
- a CDS encoding type II toxin-antitoxin system Phd/YefM family antitoxin, with translation MSQQYSIEQVPKNLDKIFQGIEQGESVQITQQGQQVAVILPAAEYQRLLHGKPGFWESVERFRQELMEEGTEIDPDEVWKDVRDKSPGREIIL
- a CDS encoding Uma2 family endonuclease; protein product: MNQPISERVRWTTADLELFPDNGNRYEIIDGELFVTRAPHWNHQKVCARIIAPLDTWSQTTSLGQVVPAPGIIFGDNDNVIPDVVWASNERLPLLLDEAGHLTGAPELIVEVLSAGIENEKRDRELKLKLYSARGVREYWIVDWRKQQVEVYRREQASLKLVGTLFNGDELNSPILPDFNCAITSLFT
- the purF gene encoding amidophosphoribosyltransferase, producing MISIHSVTSDEYPDQINNPINSHENQPDKPEEACGVFGIYAPGENVAKLTYFGLYALQHRGQESAGIATFEGTQVHLHKDMGLVSQVFNESILDQLPGSLAVGHTRYSTTGSSRKVNAQPAVLETRLGSLALAHNGNLVNTVQLRQELLEKKCNLVTTTDSEMIAFAIAEAINAGADWLEGSIQAFHRCQGAFSLVIGTPNGVMGVRDTNGIRPLVIGTLAGNPVRYVLASETCGLDIIGAEYLRDVEPGELVWITEEGLASYHWSQKPQRKLCIFEMIYFARPDSVMHNESLYSYRMRLGHQLAKESFVDADIVFGVPDSGIPAAIGFSQASGVAYAEGLIKNRYVGRTFIQPTQTMRESGIRMKLNPLKDVLAGKRVIIVDDSIVRGTTSRKLVKTLREAGAVEVHMRISSPPVTHPCFYGIDTDSQDQLIAATKSVAEIAKQLEVDSLAYLSWEGMLEATREDTNSFCSACFTGDYPVAIPEQVKRSKLSLEKVVV